A genomic region of Salinibacter pepae contains the following coding sequences:
- a CDS encoding TonB-dependent receptor, translated as MSPPPAWWSTPGLCLVLGLLFAGAAPVQAQAPDSTHSAATYTIALRDVPLKTALQRFVAHTNADLAYSTDLVKGRSVYCRSQQVPVETLLSCILSGTGVDYLRTASGSYLLVESRRTAPPVGRVAGRVVDAATGEPLPNANVLLADAGTGTATNQAGRFTVAPVLAGKHRLVVTYVGYRTAVDSVRVPPDGRDTIRVSLSRRVLDTEPIVVDGLQRRLPSARLGKSAVNASGLRRLSSAGTPDVIRAAGQRVGVSLNRPLAELNIQGGDGGEQVTLLDGTPVREPVSLGGLLGAFSPQALERMTVHKTGFGVAQGSYTAGVLEATHDLSRSGTAYAAATLDPVSANGRAEASWNESGTRTGRAMVAARRSLWDIYRTPSLRRLLNSRTALDPILTATWPGGTNGLQSSSNQVQAPHAQFSDLHAAVRQELTPFQELYVSGHHGSTRLSTDVATTLSTPEGQDRRLLSRERYNWTNTALQGRYEWVVGSRVTGSAQLWGSRHDAESLYGFRDSTVQEGGTLTPPSFDLRAGPHSGEGNEIEEWGLRIEADASLTPNVRLRAALEPRHHRGAFRTRNQFLGAIAHETSAWQMGSYLEAETSLGLRWTATAGTRLTYVAPRRTVYAEPRLSLRYDRASTPLGGVAVRLAGGLYRQYMMQSEISGTGPTSVVPSVQFWLPIDRSLAPPRALHTAGSVLLTPSDPWTARLELYHKWQPRTLHIDYTGLVHSPIGSTSGDVRRFGDQSAFMAAGRGRAYGGAVHVQRQGERVSASASAEWSRVTRRYPGRFGGRSVPAPWSQPVRLTTDLDVSLAEGLEAHAHWQGTWERPWALRRAYYDYLALAGDTRDLSYDLTRPGNQVLSPFSRLDLGLSAETRLRTFTLEARLNLVNVFDRHNAFDWSLDPTGAGPAPVRRTLPGRRLFVSFGLKY; from the coding sequence TTGTCTCCTCCCCCTGCTTGGTGGAGCACACCAGGGCTGTGTCTGGTTCTTGGGCTTCTCTTCGCCGGAGCGGCGCCGGTGCAGGCCCAGGCGCCAGACTCGACCCATTCGGCCGCCACGTACACGATTGCCCTCCGCGACGTCCCCCTCAAGACCGCCCTGCAGCGGTTCGTGGCCCACACCAACGCCGACCTCGCCTACTCGACGGACCTCGTCAAGGGCCGCTCGGTCTACTGCCGCTCGCAGCAGGTGCCGGTGGAGACCCTGCTCTCCTGCATCCTTAGCGGGACGGGCGTCGATTACCTCCGCACGGCCAGCGGCAGCTACCTTCTCGTCGAGTCGCGCCGGACAGCCCCGCCCGTGGGCCGCGTCGCCGGCCGGGTGGTGGACGCGGCCACCGGGGAGCCCCTCCCGAACGCCAACGTCCTCCTCGCCGACGCCGGGACGGGAACAGCCACGAATCAGGCTGGGCGGTTTACTGTGGCTCCCGTCCTAGCTGGCAAGCACCGCCTCGTCGTGACGTACGTCGGCTACCGCACGGCCGTCGACAGCGTGCGGGTTCCTCCCGACGGTCGTGATACGATCCGAGTGTCCCTCTCGCGGCGGGTGCTGGACACCGAGCCCATCGTCGTGGACGGCCTGCAGCGGCGCCTGCCCTCCGCCCGCCTCGGCAAGTCCGCCGTAAATGCGTCTGGGCTCAGGCGCCTTTCCAGTGCGGGCACCCCGGACGTGATTCGTGCCGCCGGCCAACGTGTAGGGGTGTCGCTCAATCGTCCGCTTGCCGAGCTCAACATTCAGGGCGGCGACGGCGGGGAGCAAGTCACCTTGCTCGATGGGACCCCCGTGCGGGAGCCCGTTAGCTTGGGCGGTCTGTTGGGCGCCTTCAGCCCACAAGCCCTGGAGCGAATGACGGTTCACAAGACCGGTTTCGGCGTGGCCCAGGGTAGTTACACCGCCGGCGTGCTGGAGGCCACCCACGATCTGTCCCGCTCCGGTACGGCCTACGCCGCGGCCACCCTCGACCCCGTCAGTGCAAATGGGCGGGCTGAGGCCAGCTGGAATGAGTCGGGGACGAGAACCGGTCGCGCCATGGTGGCCGCTCGCCGAAGTCTGTGGGACATTTACCGCACCCCCTCGCTGCGGCGCCTCCTCAACTCGCGCACGGCCCTCGATCCTATTCTCACCGCCACGTGGCCCGGAGGCACGAACGGACTCCAATCGTCATCGAACCAGGTTCAGGCGCCGCACGCTCAGTTTTCCGACCTCCACGCGGCGGTCCGGCAGGAACTGACGCCCTTCCAGGAGCTGTACGTGTCGGGGCATCACGGCTCCACCCGGCTCAGTACAGACGTGGCGACGACGTTGTCGACTCCAGAGGGTCAGGATCGCCGCTTGCTCTCCCGTGAACGGTACAACTGGACCAATACGGCCCTTCAGGGTCGATACGAGTGGGTCGTGGGGAGTCGTGTCACGGGGAGCGCCCAGCTTTGGGGAAGCCGCCACGACGCCGAGTCGCTCTACGGATTTCGAGACTCAACCGTGCAGGAGGGAGGCACACTCACCCCTCCGTCATTCGACCTGCGGGCGGGCCCTCATTCGGGAGAGGGAAACGAAATCGAAGAATGGGGACTTCGGATCGAGGCCGACGCGAGCCTGACCCCGAATGTCCGCCTCCGAGCCGCCTTGGAGCCTCGTCATCACCGCGGCGCGTTTCGGACACGAAATCAGTTCCTCGGGGCCATCGCGCACGAGACGAGCGCCTGGCAGATGGGGAGCTACCTGGAGGCCGAGACGTCGCTCGGGCTCCGTTGGACCGCCACTGCCGGCACGCGCCTCACGTACGTCGCACCGCGGCGCACCGTCTACGCCGAGCCGCGGCTCTCCCTGCGGTACGACCGGGCCTCCACCCCGCTGGGCGGGGTGGCCGTGCGCCTGGCCGGCGGCCTCTACCGGCAGTACATGATGCAGTCCGAAATCAGTGGCACTGGTCCCACGTCCGTCGTGCCATCGGTGCAGTTCTGGTTGCCCATCGACCGGTCCCTCGCCCCGCCGCGGGCGCTCCACACCGCCGGATCCGTCCTGCTTACGCCCTCAGACCCGTGGACGGCTCGCCTCGAGTTGTATCACAAGTGGCAACCGCGCACCCTCCACATTGACTACACCGGACTCGTGCACTCTCCGATCGGCAGCACGTCGGGGGACGTTCGTCGATTCGGGGACCAGTCTGCTTTCATGGCCGCAGGCCGTGGGCGTGCCTACGGCGGGGCCGTTCACGTGCAGCGTCAGGGCGAACGCGTTTCGGCAAGTGCCAGTGCCGAGTGGAGCCGCGTGACGCGCCGCTACCCGGGCCGATTTGGCGGCCGGTCGGTCCCGGCCCCGTGGTCCCAACCGGTCCGTCTCACCACCGACCTCGACGTGTCGCTCGCCGAAGGCCTTGAGGCCCATGCCCACTGGCAGGGCACCTGGGAGCGTCCGTGGGCCCTGCGGCGCGCCTACTACGATTACCTCGCCCTCGCGGGAGACACCCGTGATCTCTCATACGACCTGACTCGGCCCGGCAACCAGGTCCTTTCACCCTTCTCGCGCCTCGACCTCGGCCTCTCGGCGGAGACCCGTCTCCGTACCTTCACCCTCGAGGCTCGGCTGAACCTCGTGAACGTATTCGACCGCCACAATGCGTTTGATTGGAGCCTCGACCCGACCGGTGCGGGCCCCGCCCCGGTCCGACGCACCCTGCCGGGGCGCCGCCTGTTTGTCTCCTTCGGCCTAAAGTATTGA
- a CDS encoding glycoside hydrolase family 97 protein: protein MSVRLALSVAAALVLSLTACSTDAPMTTTSPDGGLTIGVELQDGRPYYHVAADGDSLVAASPLGFELDGEAPLRDGFEVAGTTRRTVDTSWTPVWGTQDSVRNHFSERTIRLRETDAPKRRLTLVLRAYNDGVAFRYRWPEQPALDALRIASEETQFRLTADHTAWWIPDDYDNYEWVYRETPLSAIRDSASKISYNSYLEEVDGGAPDTSEKEAAPGTVNPPLTLRSPDETRYLALHEAALTDYSSMTLRADAETPTTLHTNLVPWPDGVKVKARVPHQTPWRVIQVADRPGGLIESHILQNLNEPSKIEDPSWIEPMTYVGIWWGMHIDKYSWGRNGVHGATTERTKRYMDFAAEHDIDGVLVEGWNLGWETWLGGDEFNFTESYPDFDLQEVVDYGEERGVALVGHHETGGDIPAYERQLDDAFALYDSVGVPAVKTGYAGPIRPEGVHHHGQQMVNHYRRVVKTAAEHEIVLDVHEPVMGTGIERTWPNMMTREGVRGMEYNAWAEPSPPSHTVTLPFTRMLAGPLDYTPGVFNLTPEETMPDHRVLTTLSKQLANMVVLYSPVQMAADLVENYEGEEAVAFIERVPADWAESHVLDARIGEHISIARQAAEGEAWYIGTTTNEEARTVEVPLDVLDDGQAYVAHVFEDAPDADYRETPHAYRIRRGLVTASDTIEADLARGGGQAVILEPATEGQQEEYDALE from the coding sequence ATGTCCGTCCGCCTCGCGCTCAGTGTTGCCGCCGCACTCGTCCTGTCCCTGACCGCCTGCTCGACCGACGCCCCCATGACCACAACCTCCCCCGACGGCGGCCTCACCATTGGCGTTGAGTTGCAGGACGGGCGTCCTTACTACCACGTGGCGGCCGACGGCGACTCGCTCGTCGCGGCCTCGCCCCTCGGCTTCGAGCTAGACGGGGAGGCGCCCCTGCGCGACGGGTTTGAGGTGGCCGGGACGACCCGGCGCACGGTGGACACGTCGTGGACGCCCGTGTGGGGCACACAGGACTCGGTGCGCAACCACTTTTCCGAACGCACAATTCGACTGCGGGAGACCGACGCGCCGAAGCGGCGGCTGACCCTCGTCCTGCGGGCGTACAACGACGGGGTGGCGTTCCGCTACCGCTGGCCCGAACAGCCCGCCCTCGACGCCCTCCGCATCGCGTCGGAGGAGACGCAGTTCCGCCTCACGGCGGACCACACCGCCTGGTGGATTCCCGACGACTACGACAACTACGAGTGGGTCTACCGCGAGACGCCACTCAGCGCCATCCGCGACAGTGCCTCAAAAATCAGCTACAACTCGTACCTCGAAGAGGTGGACGGGGGCGCGCCCGACACGAGCGAGAAGGAGGCTGCCCCCGGCACCGTCAACCCGCCGCTCACGCTGCGCAGCCCGGACGAGACGCGGTACCTTGCCCTCCACGAGGCCGCCCTCACCGACTACTCGAGCATGACACTGCGGGCCGACGCCGAGACGCCCACCACCCTGCACACCAACCTCGTGCCCTGGCCCGACGGCGTGAAGGTGAAGGCGCGCGTGCCCCACCAGACGCCCTGGCGCGTGATTCAGGTGGCCGACCGACCCGGCGGGCTGATCGAGTCGCACATTCTGCAGAACCTCAACGAGCCCTCGAAGATCGAGGACCCCTCCTGGATCGAGCCGATGACGTACGTCGGCATCTGGTGGGGCATGCACATCGACAAATACTCGTGGGGCCGCAACGGCGTCCACGGCGCCACCACTGAGCGGACGAAGCGGTACATGGACTTCGCCGCCGAGCACGACATCGACGGCGTGCTGGTGGAGGGCTGGAACCTCGGATGGGAGACCTGGCTTGGGGGCGACGAGTTCAACTTCACCGAGTCGTACCCCGACTTCGACCTCCAGGAGGTCGTGGACTACGGCGAGGAGCGAGGGGTGGCGCTCGTGGGCCACCACGAGACCGGGGGCGACATTCCCGCCTACGAGCGTCAGCTGGACGACGCCTTTGCGCTGTACGACTCGGTGGGCGTGCCTGCCGTGAAGACCGGCTACGCGGGCCCCATCCGGCCCGAGGGCGTGCACCACCACGGCCAGCAGATGGTCAACCACTACCGACGGGTCGTGAAAACCGCCGCCGAGCACGAAATTGTGCTGGACGTGCACGAGCCGGTCATGGGCACGGGCATCGAGCGCACCTGGCCCAACATGATGACGCGGGAGGGCGTGCGCGGCATGGAGTACAACGCGTGGGCCGAGCCGAGCCCGCCGTCGCACACCGTAACCCTGCCCTTCACGCGCATGCTGGCGGGGCCCCTCGACTACACGCCCGGCGTCTTCAACCTCACCCCCGAGGAGACGATGCCGGACCACCGCGTGCTCACCACGCTGTCGAAGCAGCTGGCGAACATGGTCGTGCTCTACAGCCCGGTGCAGATGGCGGCCGACCTCGTCGAGAACTACGAGGGCGAAGAGGCCGTCGCGTTCATCGAGCGCGTCCCCGCGGACTGGGCGGAGAGCCACGTCCTCGACGCCCGCATCGGCGAGCACATCTCCATCGCCCGCCAGGCGGCGGAGGGGGAGGCCTGGTACATCGGGACGACCACAAACGAGGAGGCGCGAACCGTCGAGGTCCCGCTCGATGTCCTCGATGACGGACAGGCCTACGTGGCCCACGTCTTCGAAGACGCCCCCGACGCCGACTACCGAGAAACCCCCCACGCCTACCGCATTCGCCGCGGCCTCGTCACGGCGTCCGATACGATTGAGGCCGATCTGGCGCGGGGCGGGGGGCAGGCGGTGATCCTAGAGCCCGCGACGGAGGGCCAGCAGGAAGAGTACGACGCGCTGGAGTAG
- a CDS encoding Glu/Leu/Phe/Val family dehydrogenase yields MEGSNATPQANGQAESSDGFFGEVNQMFDEAAARTDHPRGVLHQIRACDNIIRFEFPIERDDGSIQVIRGYRGEHSHHMQPTKGGIRYAPSVNVDEVMALSALMSYKCAIVDVPFGGAKGGVCIDARNYSTTELERITRRYTFELERKDFIGPGTDVPAPDYGTGPQEMAWIMDTYNQIGDEDLNALACVTGKPVGQGGVRGRTEATGRGVYYGIREACGYPEDMTRLGLEPGLEGKSVVIQGLGNVGYHAARFLEDGGAKIVGIAEIEGAIHDPDGLDVDDVVAHREETGSILGFADAENIETSAAALELPCDILIPAALEGVITADNAPDIQASIIAEAANGPVTSEADEILQAKNAMIIPDVYLNAGGVTVSYFEWLRNLSHVRHGRMSRRFEERNAERILRAVDELTAEDFSEDLLESLIEQVGFGAGERDLVHSGLEDTMSHAYDEIRAIREKKGVDTRTAAFVSAIDKIASSYDQMGIFP; encoded by the coding sequence ATGGAAGGCTCGAACGCAACCCCGCAGGCGAACGGCCAGGCCGAATCGTCCGACGGCTTCTTCGGCGAGGTGAATCAGATGTTTGACGAAGCCGCCGCCCGGACCGATCATCCACGCGGCGTGCTCCACCAGATCCGGGCCTGCGACAACATCATCCGGTTCGAGTTTCCGATCGAGCGGGACGACGGCAGCATTCAGGTCATCCGGGGCTACCGGGGAGAGCACAGCCACCACATGCAGCCCACGAAGGGCGGCATCCGCTACGCCCCCAGCGTGAACGTGGACGAGGTGATGGCCCTCTCGGCCCTCATGAGCTACAAGTGCGCCATCGTGGACGTCCCGTTTGGCGGGGCCAAGGGCGGGGTGTGCATCGACGCGCGCAACTACTCGACGACGGAGCTGGAACGCATCACGCGCCGGTACACCTTCGAGCTCGAGCGAAAAGACTTCATCGGCCCCGGAACGGACGTGCCGGCCCCCGACTACGGCACGGGGCCGCAGGAGATGGCGTGGATCATGGACACCTACAACCAGATCGGCGACGAGGACCTCAACGCCCTGGCGTGCGTCACCGGAAAGCCGGTGGGGCAGGGCGGTGTGCGGGGCCGTACGGAAGCGACCGGGCGCGGGGTCTACTACGGCATCCGCGAGGCGTGCGGGTACCCGGAAGACATGACGCGCCTTGGTCTGGAGCCGGGGCTGGAGGGGAAGAGCGTCGTCATTCAGGGGCTGGGGAACGTCGGCTACCACGCCGCCCGGTTTCTGGAAGACGGCGGGGCCAAAATCGTAGGCATCGCCGAAATTGAAGGCGCCATTCACGACCCGGACGGGCTCGACGTGGACGACGTGGTGGCCCACCGCGAAGAGACAGGGTCGATCCTGGGCTTCGCCGACGCCGAAAACATCGAGACCTCCGCGGCAGCGCTCGAACTCCCCTGCGACATCCTGATTCCCGCGGCGCTGGAGGGAGTCATCACCGCCGACAACGCCCCGGACATCCAGGCGAGCATCATTGCGGAGGCGGCCAATGGCCCCGTCACCTCCGAGGCCGACGAGATTCTTCAGGCGAAGAACGCCATGATCATTCCGGACGTCTACCTCAACGCGGGGGGCGTCACGGTGTCGTACTTCGAGTGGCTCCGGAATCTCTCTCACGTCCGGCACGGGCGCATGAGCCGCCGCTTCGAAGAGCGCAACGCGGAGCGCATCCTCCGGGCCGTGGACGAGCTGACCGCGGAGGACTTCAGCGAAGACCTCCTGGAGTCGCTCATTGAGCAGGTCGGCTTCGGGGCCGGCGAGCGGGACCTCGTGCACTCGGGACTGGAAGACACCATGAGCCACGCCTACGATGAGATCCGGGCCATCCGTGAGAAGAAGGGGGTCGACACGCGCACGGCAGCTTTCGTGAGCGCCATCGACAAGATTGCGAGCTCCTACGACCAGATGGGCATCTTTCCGTAG
- a CDS encoding cation:proton antiporter: MPESILLNITVVVMLGIGAQWAAWRFRLPSILLLLLVGFLAGPVLGVLDPQSLRGDWLFAFVSLSIGIILFEGGLSLRLSELREVGSTVFNLITIGVLLTWGLGAAGAYYILEFDVGLSVLIGAILTVTGPTVVVPLLRHVRPKGRVGTIAKWEGITIDPVGAILAVLVLETLILMNDPARAGAGTSAAAEHVAIGLGLEIFVALGISVVATMLLVVILRRRMVPDFLRNPVTLMVVVVAFVVANVLQHESGLLATTLMGIALANQPYVSVQRIIEFKENLQVLLIGSLFVLLSARLEMSALEYIDLRVLIFLGLLVVIVRPLAVFVSSFGSNLEWEEKAFLSWLAPRGIVAAAVASLFAYQLRPVYPGAVDGMVPVIFAVIVGTVAIYGLTLAPLARWLDLAEPNPNGLLFVGAAPWVRTVARHVQELGYSVALLDNNPVHVRSAREEGLTAHQGNALSENIVDEITLSGIGHLLITIPNDEVASLTALHFSEVFESTDIYQLAAQPDSRHGGEGVMPGHLRGRPLFGEDTSYQLLKACLNRGDTIEVLTLSDETSDETQEYYSHEDLSNEYEDESVIPLFILRENDTLEIVSETSQFRLRPQDRLLALVGAGADTRDHKTPEVEQTEGDGILEVEESSPEPSDDETADATETG, encoded by the coding sequence GTGCCTGAATCCATTCTCCTCAACATTACCGTCGTCGTCATGCTGGGCATCGGGGCACAGTGGGCCGCGTGGCGGTTTCGGCTGCCCTCCATTCTGCTGCTGCTCCTGGTGGGCTTCCTCGCCGGCCCGGTGCTGGGGGTGCTCGACCCGCAGTCCCTCCGCGGGGACTGGCTGTTCGCCTTCGTCTCCCTGTCCATCGGAATTATTTTGTTCGAGGGCGGGCTGAGCCTCCGGCTCTCCGAGCTGCGGGAGGTGGGCAGTACGGTCTTCAACCTCATCACGATCGGGGTGCTGCTCACGTGGGGCCTCGGGGCGGCCGGGGCCTACTACATCCTGGAGTTCGATGTGGGACTGTCCGTGCTCATCGGGGCCATCCTGACGGTAACGGGGCCGACGGTCGTCGTCCCCCTTCTGCGCCACGTCCGGCCCAAAGGCCGCGTCGGCACCATTGCCAAATGGGAGGGCATCACGATCGACCCGGTGGGGGCCATTTTGGCCGTGCTGGTCCTCGAGACCCTGATCCTGATGAACGACCCGGCCCGGGCGGGCGCCGGCACCTCGGCCGCCGCCGAGCACGTCGCGATCGGGCTCGGCCTCGAGATCTTCGTGGCCCTGGGCATCAGCGTGGTGGCCACCATGCTGCTCGTGGTGATCCTGCGGCGGCGCATGGTGCCGGACTTTCTCCGGAACCCCGTCACCCTGATGGTGGTGGTCGTGGCCTTCGTCGTCGCCAACGTGCTGCAGCACGAGTCCGGCCTGCTCGCCACGACGCTCATGGGCATCGCCCTGGCCAACCAGCCGTACGTGTCCGTGCAGCGCATCATCGAGTTTAAAGAGAACCTGCAGGTGCTGCTCATCGGGTCGCTCTTTGTGCTTCTGAGCGCCCGGTTGGAGATGAGCGCCCTGGAGTACATCGACCTGCGGGTGCTCATCTTCCTCGGCCTTCTGGTCGTGATCGTACGCCCGCTCGCCGTCTTCGTCTCCTCCTTCGGGTCGAACCTGGAGTGGGAAGAAAAGGCGTTCCTGTCGTGGCTGGCCCCGCGAGGCATCGTGGCCGCGGCCGTGGCGTCGCTCTTTGCGTATCAGCTGCGCCCTGTCTACCCGGGGGCGGTGGACGGGATGGTGCCGGTCATCTTTGCCGTGATCGTCGGCACGGTGGCCATCTACGGCCTCACGCTCGCCCCCCTCGCCCGGTGGCTCGACCTGGCCGAGCCGAACCCGAACGGCCTCCTCTTCGTGGGGGCGGCGCCCTGGGTGCGCACGGTGGCCCGGCACGTGCAGGAGCTCGGCTACTCTGTCGCCCTGCTCGACAACAACCCGGTTCACGTCCGGTCGGCCCGCGAGGAGGGCCTCACGGCGCACCAGGGCAACGCGCTGTCGGAAAACATCGTCGACGAGATCACCCTCAGCGGGATTGGGCACCTGCTCATCACGATCCCGAACGACGAGGTCGCGTCGCTCACGGCCCTCCACTTTTCGGAGGTCTTCGAGAGCACCGACATTTACCAGCTCGCCGCGCAGCCCGACAGCCGACACGGCGGGGAGGGCGTGATGCCCGGCCACCTTCGCGGCCGCCCACTCTTCGGAGAGGACACCAGCTACCAGTTGCTGAAGGCCTGCCTGAATCGGGGCGACACCATCGAGGTGCTCACGCTGAGCGACGAGACGTCAGACGAGACGCAGGAGTACTACAGCCACGAGGACCTGTCGAACGAGTACGAGGACGAGTCCGTCATCCCGCTCTTCATCCTGCGCGAAAACGACACGTTGGAGATCGTGTCGGAGACGAGCCAGTTTCGGCTGCGCCCCCAAGACCGGCTCCTCGCCCTCGTCGGGGCGGGCGCAGACACGCGCGACCACAAGACCCCGGAGGTCGAGCAGACGGAGGGCGACGGGATTCTGGAGGTCGAAGAGTCGTCTCCGGAACCGTCCGACGACGAAACCGCCGACGCGACGGAGACCGGCTGA
- a CDS encoding amino acid permease has product MDASMTPEEAPISGRKKFGTFGGVFTPTVLTILGVIMYLREGWIIGNAGLLGGLLIITLGFAITLCTALAMSSITTNIRIGAGGAYAVIAQSLGLEVGGSVGIPRYLSQALAVTMYIFGFREGWLFVFPSHPALLVDIATFAVLYGIAYVSADFAIRVQYLILALIGASLVSIAAAAATGSMQYGLGAVQLWGDFTGTPADPTRPNSFWIVFAVFFPATTGIMAGANMSGDLEDPKRSIPVGTLAAVGVSFVIYVLLAVWLALSATPEEMVSSYTVMVDKAYWPPAVLAGLLGATFSSALASLVGAGRILQAMGAHRVVPKADWLAHLAPDGEPRHSMMVTGAIIFASLLVRDLNAIALLITMFFLVTYAMICAAVLIEQGLGLVSFRPRLRIPIWVSFLGLAGSLLAMFIINPTISVVALVVTLGFYAVLAHRQLDAPFEDVRSGMFVALAEWAAKKVTELPTMQERAWKPNLLVPVEQSSTLRGSFLTLQDLTAPQGSVKIVGLSPDGRPDVLTDQLDTLTAAFRERDIFAAATIIDAGGFAEGLRAGMQALRGAFFRPNIVFLRMPTSPEREADYRHVIAEADRENVGTLLYAPHPRAALGPRQTINVWIRDRSPDWRISMEIGNLDLALLTGYKLSQNWDAQMRLVTAVAAPDQQGKAQDFLEKLIDLGRFPDSTAVVGTEPFDAYIEAAPQADLNIFGLQPDPDFDTIRRRVDQTDSTCMFVRDSGRESALA; this is encoded by the coding sequence ATGGATGCAAGCATGACGCCGGAGGAGGCGCCCATCTCGGGACGCAAGAAGTTTGGCACGTTCGGCGGCGTGTTTACCCCCACGGTGCTCACAATTCTCGGGGTGATCATGTACCTCCGGGAGGGATGGATTATTGGGAACGCAGGGCTGCTCGGGGGACTGCTAATCATCACCCTTGGGTTTGCGATCACGCTCTGCACCGCCCTCGCGATGTCGTCCATCACGACGAACATCCGCATCGGGGCGGGCGGGGCATACGCGGTCATTGCCCAGTCGCTGGGGCTAGAAGTGGGCGGCAGCGTCGGCATCCCCCGGTACCTCTCGCAGGCCCTCGCGGTGACGATGTACATCTTCGGCTTCCGCGAAGGCTGGCTCTTCGTCTTCCCGAGCCATCCGGCCCTCCTCGTTGACATCGCCACGTTTGCGGTCCTATACGGGATCGCGTATGTAAGCGCCGACTTCGCGATCCGCGTGCAGTACCTCATTTTGGCCCTCATCGGCGCCTCGCTCGTCTCCATCGCCGCGGCGGCCGCCACCGGGTCGATGCAGTACGGCCTCGGCGCGGTCCAGCTCTGGGGCGATTTCACGGGCACGCCCGCGGACCCGACCCGGCCCAACTCATTCTGGATCGTCTTCGCCGTCTTCTTTCCCGCCACGACGGGCATCATGGCCGGGGCGAATATGAGCGGTGACCTCGAGGACCCGAAGCGCAGTATTCCGGTGGGCACCCTAGCGGCCGTCGGCGTATCGTTCGTGATTTACGTGCTGCTGGCGGTCTGGCTTGCCCTATCGGCCACGCCCGAGGAGATGGTGAGCAGCTACACGGTGATGGTGGACAAGGCGTACTGGCCCCCGGCGGTCCTGGCGGGCCTGCTGGGCGCAACCTTCTCCTCGGCCCTCGCCTCGTTGGTGGGGGCGGGGCGCATCCTGCAGGCGATGGGCGCCCACCGGGTCGTGCCCAAAGCGGACTGGCTCGCCCACCTCGCCCCCGACGGCGAGCCGCGCCACTCGATGATGGTGACGGGGGCCATCATCTTCGCCTCGCTCCTGGTGCGCGACCTGAACGCCATTGCGCTGCTTATCACCATGTTCTTCCTCGTCACCTACGCGATGATCTGTGCGGCGGTGCTCATCGAGCAGGGCCTCGGCCTCGTGAGCTTTCGCCCCCGCCTCCGCATCCCCATCTGGGTGTCGTTCCTCGGCCTCGCCGGGTCCCTGCTGGCGATGTTCATCATCAACCCCACGATCAGCGTCGTCGCGCTCGTTGTCACGCTCGGGTTCTACGCCGTCCTGGCGCACCGGCAGCTGGATGCCCCCTTCGAGGACGTACGCAGCGGCATGTTCGTGGCGCTCGCGGAGTGGGCGGCCAAGAAGGTAACCGAACTGCCCACGATGCAGGAGCGGGCCTGGAAGCCGAACCTGCTGGTGCCGGTGGAGCAGAGCAGCACCCTCCGCGGCTCGTTTCTCACATTACAAGACCTCACCGCCCCGCAGGGCTCGGTGAAAATCGTGGGCCTGAGCCCGGACGGACGCCCCGACGTGCTGACCGATCAGCTCGACACGCTCACCGCGGCCTTTCGCGAACGCGATATCTTTGCCGCTGCCACGATCATCGATGCCGGAGGCTTTGCCGAGGGGCTGCGGGCGGGCATGCAGGCGCTCCGCGGGGCCTTCTTCCGCCCGAACATCGTGTTTCTGCGGATGCCGACCTCGCCCGAGCGGGAGGCGGATTACCGCCACGTCATCGCGGAGGCGGACCGGGAGAACGTGGGCACACTGCTCTACGCGCCGCACCCGCGGGCCGCCTTGGGCCCGCGCCAGACCATCAACGTCTGGATCCGCGACCGGAGCCCGGACTGGCGCATCTCGATGGAGATTGGCAACCTCGACCTCGCCCTCCTCACCGGCTACAAGCTGTCGCAGAACTGGGACGCGCAGATGCGGCTCGTCACGGCCGTCGCCGCCCCCGACCAGCAGGGCAAAGCGCAGGACTTCTTGGAGAAACTGATCGACCTGGGCCGCTTTCCAGACTCCACCGCCGTGGTGGGCACGGAGCCCTTCGACGCCTACATCGAGGCCGCCCCACAGGCCGACCTAAACATCTTCGGCCTCCAGCCCGA